The genomic interval ACTCTTCGCATCGCCGAGTCGCATTACGGCGATGTCGAGCGTGCCGCCGCCGAAGTCGAAGATGACGACGTTCTGCGGCTTCGTAATGGATTGTTCGTAATCCAACGCGGCGGCGATCGGCTCCAGTTCAAAGTCCACTTCTTTGAAGCCTGCCTCATGCGCCGCCGCGCGCAACGTCTCTTGCGCTTTGGAGTCGAGTTCAGCCGACTCGGAAAATTTGACGGGGCGTCCCAACGTCACCGCCTCAATCGTTTCGCCCAACACATCTTCGGCGCGGTGCTTCAACAGACTCAAATACGTCTGCGCCAGATCACCCACGCTGTAATAACGTTCAAAGATTTGCGTGCCTTTGTAATTGTCCTTGCGCAACGCGGTCTTGAGATATTGCAACAAACGCCCAGGCTTCAACTCGTCCACGTACACAAAAATATCGCGCATGTAAAACAGATCCGCGCCGCGATATTCGATCTCGCCCGCCCATTGCTTCACATACCGCCGCTGACGATTGACGTTATCGCGGTAATACGTCTCCACCGCCTCCTGCCCGAGATACGCGCGATACTCTTTCGTGATGTACAACACGGTCTTGATGACTTCAGGCAAAACATTTTTCGGGTCAACAGGCAACACGCGGACTCGTTGCCCATCGTAGACTGCGACTCCCGAATTGGATGTGCCGAAGTCAATTCCGACTTTGAGACTCATGACGACACGCTCCGCGTCTTTCCCCCGTCAGCTTGGATCAGCCCGATGGAGAGGATCCAAGCCTCGGCTGAGATCGAACCGCTTCCCGTCATGGAATCCGCTTCGAGGAGTTGGAGACGCCCCGTCGCATCCAGCACGATGATCGAATCCGAATCCTTGACCGATGCCGCGCCCACAAAACGGACTCCCTGCTCAAGCCGCGAGGGGGGAATCAACGCTTGTCCTTTTGCGGCGGACGATTTGGATGTCTCGATGCTTTTGCTTTCGCGGTGAATCACTTTGCCCGTTTGCGTGACGAAGAGCAGTGAGTCGTCGGCGCGCGTGATGAACGACGCGATGACATAATCGGTGGCGGCGAGGCGGACGCGCTCCTCGGTGGCGTACGAGAGGTCGTCCACGTCGAAAGCGATGACCTTGCCTTCGTATGTGACGAAGACCGCGCGATCATTTTTGTGCGAGAGCGTGAGATCAAATGGCTGGTCGGATTTTTGTATCGCGCCTTTGCCGATGTAATGATTGCCGAGAATGGACTGCGCCATGGAGGTCATCGTTTTCTTGGCGCAACCGCGGCGGCTGATTTGGAGGAAGAAATCGGAGAGGGGCAGGCGCGAGAACGGCGTGATGCAAGCGAGCAGTTCGCCCGCGCGCGGCTCATCGGGCAACGCGGCTTGACTCCACTCCCACGCGCCGCCGACTTTGATGAGCGGAATGTCGCTCACTTTATATGTGCTGACCCGACCCGATGTGTACAGCAACAACGCTTCTTCATTCGATGGGACGGCGAGGATGCGCGGCGGCTCATGGTCGTTGGACATGTCGCTCGTGATGCGACCGAGTTCTTTTACATCCGAGTTTAATTCGAGGCGGAGGATCCGTCCCTGCGCGTTGTAGATCAACAAATTTTGCGTTGCCGCTTCGACAGGTTGCGCGGGGAGTTCGACCAGCGCGCCTTCGTCCACGCCGAACCGCCGCTTGATGAGGTCGAGTTGATATTCGAGATGGGCGATGCGCTTCTGATACTCCTCCACGCGCGTGCCGTTCTGTAAGGCGATATTCTCCGCCAGCAGTTCTTCGTCCCGTTCGCTCAACTCGCGCAAACGCCTGGCGATCAGCCGCACAATCGTCACCGCGGACTCGGGTCGCGCCTCGGCTTCTTTCATCCATTCTTCGATTTTGTTTGATAACGACATGGTGGGATTCCTCGAACCAAAAATTATACTGTAGACTTCTTGCACAAGTAATTGTAGGGCGGGTTTTTAACCCGCCAATTGCTGTACATCAGAAGAACGTCAGGCTACAAGCCTGACCTACGATTGACTGACCTTCACGGAAAAACCGTGATAAAAAGATTCAATCCGTGGTTTCCGTGAAATCCGTGTACAAGAAACGACTCTTGACGCAATTACTTCATTAGCATAGAATACTGCCCAACATGCTTAAGTCAGCCCGCTGGTTTGCGTACTTTTATTTTTACGGTTTCCGAGACTCGGTTGCCGTTGGTGGCGCTTAAGTAGACAGAAAGTAACTCTGTTCACGCAAAGAGCGAGACCACACGGTCTCGCTCTTTTATTTTATTCGCAGCGCGAGATACGATCTCGCGTTGCACAAGGAGCCATGTATGCCCACACGCGGAATCCGAGGCGCGATCACTGTCGCCGCAGACGAACCAGACCTCATCCTCGAAGCGACGCGGGAATTGCTCACTGCGATTCTCGCGTCTAACGAAGGGATGATCCCCGAAGACATCGCCAGCGCGCTCTTTACCGTCACCGACGATCTCGTCTCCACGTTCCCCGCAGAGGGGGCGCGGCAGATCGGCTGGGGACTCGTCCCGATGATGTGCGCGCGCGAAATCCCCGTGCCAAACAGCCTGCCGCGAGTGATTCGGGTTTTAATCCAATGGAATACCGATGTGCCTCAAAATGAAATCACCCACGTCTATCTGCGTGACGCGGTGAAACTGAGACCCGATCTGGTTGCGGCTCAATGAACAAGTCAAATGTCGAAAGTCACAAGTCGCTTGACCTTTGACCTAAGACTTTCGACCAGAAATTCATCCTTCATAATTCATCATTCACCCTTTAGGAGAAACCACCATGATCATCGTAATGAAACCGCACTACACCCCGCAACAACTCGAAGGAGTTGTGAACGTCATCAAACAACACGGGCTGACGCCGCACATCACCTACGGAGTCGAAACCGCCATCGTCGCCGCGGTGGGCGAGTTCCACATCCCGTCGCTCGACCCGTTTGAAATTCTCGATGGAGTTGAATCAGTGAAACGAATCTCGCAACCGTTCAAACTTGGCTCGCGGCAAGTGCATCCTGAAAATTCTGTGTTCCCGATCGACGGCTTCAGCGTCGGCGGAGACGACATTGTGATCATCGCAGGTCCGTGCGCGGTGGAGTCGAAGAGTCAAATTTTGGAGACAGCCCACGCGGTGAGAGAAGCGGGCGCGAACGCGTTGCGCGGCGGAGTCTTCAAACCGCGCACGTCGCCGTATGCGTTTCAAGGACTCGGCGAAGAGGGACTCGAATATCTTGCCGAGGCGCGCGAGCAAACGGGCATGCCTATCGTCGTCGAGATCATGTCGCAGGTGCAACTCGATCTCATGCTGAACTATGTGGATGTCTTTCAAGTGGGCGCTCGCAACATGCAAAATTTCAATCTGTTGCGTATGCTCGGCGAAACGCGCAAAAGTGTTTTGCTCAAACGCGGTCTCAGCGCCACCATCGAAGAACTGCTCATGTCTGCCGAATACATTCTCGCGGGCGGCAACAAGCAGGTCATCCTGTGCGAGCGCGGCATCCGCACGTTCGAAACGTCCACGCGCAACACGACCGACATCAACGCGATCCCTGTGTTGAAAAATCTAACGCATCTGCCCGTCATCCTCGATCCGTCGCACGCCACAGGTCATTACGATTACGTCGCGCCCATCGCGCGCGCGGGCATTGCGGCGGGCGCCGACGGCATCATCGTCGAAGTCCATCCCGATCCCGCGAAAGCCGTCTCCGATGGCAAGCAATCGCTCAAGCCCGAAAAATTCGCCGAGATGGTCAAACAAGTGAAAGCCATCGCCGAAGTGATGGGACGCCGCATCGCGCCCATCGAAAAGCCTGCGACTGTGGGCTGGTGATCCATGGAGGATGGCTTTTCGCTCGAAGATTCTGCGATTGGGATTCTTGGATTGGGACTCATGGGCGGCTCGCTGGCGATGAGTCTCAAAGGGAAATGCGCCCGCCTGATCGGATTCGACACGCATCTTCCCACGGTTGAGCTTGCGCTCGCCGTAGGGATCGTTGACCACGCTTCGAGCGACTTGTCCTCCATGTCGCAACTGGATGTCTTGATCCTGGCAACGCCTGTGAATGTGATGGTAGACATCCTTCCAAAACTGCCATCCTTCATTACACAATCCTGCATCGTGATGGATGTGGGTTCGACAAAAAAATTGATCGTCGAATCCATGGATCAACTGCCCGAAAACTTTGAGATCATCGGCGCGCACCCGATCTGCGGCAAGGAAAAACTCGGCTTGGAAAACGCCGACGCCCATCTATACCGAAACGCGCCGTTCGTCATCACGCCATCGGAGCGGACCACGCCAAAATCGAGATCTGCGGCTCGACAAATAATTTCAACCGTTGGCGCGAATTGTATTGAAATGTCTGCCGAAGCGCACGACCGCATTCTGGCGTTTACAAGCCATTTGCCCTTCCTGCTCTCTTCGGCTCTGGTTAACACACTGCCCGAAGAATTCGCCGCATTGATCGGACCAGGCTTCCGCTCCAACTCGCGCCTTGCAGACACGCCATCGCGCATGATGATCGGCATACTGCAATCGAATCGTGAAAATGTTTTGAGCGCGATCCAGTCGTTTCGCGCATCGCTAACGGAACTCGAAGAAAATTTGCAGAACGAAAACTACTTTCAGATGGAAGAATTGTTGAATAAGTCGCGGTTTGCTTATCAAGAGATAACCCACAAATCTCCACTCTCCACTCTCTAATCCTCCAATCTCTATTCTCTAATCCTCTACTCTCTACTCCTCAATGCGCATCACTCCCATCTCCCATCCCCTCAACGCCAGCGTCCGCGTCCCTGGCTCCAAGTCGCTGACGAATCGCGCCTTGCTCATCGCGGCTCTTGCAAACGGCAGAACAAAATTAACCAACGCGTTATTCTCGGACGATTCAAACTATTTTGCGAAAGCATTACAAGAATTGGGCTTTGACGTTCAACTCGACGAAACAAACTCCGAAATGACCGTGCAAGGTCTCGGCGGAAAAATCCCCGCGCCCAACGCCGAACTCTTCATCGGCAATGCGGGCACCGCCGCAAGATTCCTCTCCGCGTTTCTGACGCTCGGTCACGGCGAGTATGTTTTAAATGGAGAGCCGCGCATGCGCGAACGCCCGATTCATGATTTGGTTCATGCTTTGACTCAATTAGGAGCAAACATTACCACTGCGGACGATAAACCCTGGGCTATGAACTTTCGTCCATCTTCCGTGGATAGTAGTCAGGTATTCCTTCCCGTCAAAATCACCGCAGACGGTCTGCGCGGCGGCAAAACCAAAATCGCGGGCGACATCTCCTCCCAATTCCTCTCCGCCCTCCTCATGGTCGCCCCATACGCCGAATCTCCCATCGAAATCGAACTCACCACCGAACTGAATTCAAAGCCCTACGTGGATATGACCATAGCCATCATGCAAGACTTCGGAGTTGAAGTTCAACGAAACGATTACCGATCCTTCACTGTACCAATTACTAAATACCAATCTCCAATCTCCAGTCTCCAGTCTCCAATCTCCAACACCCAATTCTCCAATTCTCCAATTCTCTCTTCCTATCCTATTGAATCCGACGCCTCCGCCGCCTCCTACTTCTTCGCCGCGCCAGCCATCTGCGGAGGAACCGTCAAAGTGGAGAACATCTCGCGCAACTCCGTGCAAGGCGACATCAAATTTCTCGATGTTCTCGCGCAGATGGGATGCACTGTGACCGAAACTGATCACTGCTTACTGGTCACTGGTCACTCCGAACTTCGCGGCATTGACATTGACCTCCGCGACCTCCCCGACACCGCCCAAACCCTCGCGGCGATCGCGCCTTTTGCGACTTCGCCAACTCGAATCCGCGGCATCGCCTCCGCCCGCCACAAAGAAACGGATCGCGTCCACGCCACCTGCGCCGAACTCGCCCGCCTCGGCGTCCAAGTGGACGAACACGAAGACGGCATGACGATCTACCCGTGCCAAACTTTCCAGCCTGCCACCATCCAAACCTACAACGACCACCGCATGGCAATGGCATTCTCCCTCATCGGCTTGGTTTTCGATGGTGTCACGATTGAAAACCCAAATTGTGTTTCCAAAACCTTTCCAAACTTTTTTGAGGTTCTCAAACAATTATCGTAGACAGGTAAACAAGTACACAGGTAGACACGTAAACAAGTAACTTGTATCCCGTAACTCGTACCCATGATTTCACCCCTCATCCCTCATCCTTCATCCTTCCATCTTGGTTTGATCGGCTACCCGTTAAGCCATTCGTTATCGCCAACTATTCATGCCGCCGCATTAAAGGCTTGCAACTTACAGGGCGACTACTCTCTCTTCCCAATTGCACCCGACGACAAACAAGGATTGAAAGACCTCCTCGCCCGCCTCCGCACAGGCGAACTACACGGACTCAACGTCACCATCCCACACAAACAAAACGTGATCGAGTTTCTCGATGAGCTGACTCCCACAGCCAAAGCCATCGGCGCGGTCAACACCATTTACCTGAAAGAATCCAAACTCATCGGCGATAACACCGATGCGGCTGGATTTTTGACGGATTTGAGAAAATTCCTCGCAGAATCCCCCTCTCCCTTTGGGAGAGGGGCAGGGGTGAGGGAAAAATCGGCAATCGTCTTAGGCGCAGGCGGCTCAGCGCGAGCGGTTGTTTACGCGTTACTGAATGACGGTTGGAACGTAACCATCTCCGCCCGCCGCATCGAACAAGCGCAAGAACTTGCGATCTCATTCCCCAATTACCAATTACCAATTACTAATTACGCCAATCTCCAGTCTCTAGTCTCTAATCTCTCTCTTCTCGTAAACACCACTCCATTGGGCATGACCCCAACCATTGACCAATCTCCCCTCCCCGAAAATCTGTCACTGCCTTCCAACGCTTTCATTTATGATCTAGTGTATAACCCAAGAGAAACAAAATTGGTTAGAGAAGCCCGCCAACAAGGACTTCGCGCCGCCACAGGACTTGGTATGCTCATCGAACAAGCCGCGCTGTCTTTTGAACTATGGACAGGTTGCATACCTTCCAGAGAAATACTCCATCAATCAGTCGAATCATAATTCTTTCCTCTTTCGTCTTTCCTCACTTCACTGATTACTGTTCACTGATAACTAATCACTGCTCACTGACTTTCCACTTTCCACTCGGAGCCCCTCATGCCCCTACGCTTCCTCACCGCAGGCGAATCACACGGACCCTCGCTCACCGCTATCCTCGACGGTATGCCTGCTGGACTTCCTCTCGCGCCTGACATCATCAACAAAGAATTGACTCGCCGCCAACAAGGGTACGGCTCAGGCGGGCGGATGAAAATTGAAAAAGACACTGTGCAGATCCTCGGCGGCGTGATGGCGGGAGAAACCACAGGCGCGCCGATTGCCATGCTCGTCGAAAATGCCGATCACATTAAATGGAAGGGTAAAGCCGTCGAGCCGATGACGAGTCCGCGCCCTGGGCATGCGGATCTAACAGGCGCGGTCAAATATGGCTACAAAGATTTACGTCCCGCGCTCGAACGCGCCTCCGCGAGAGAGACGACCATGCGCGTCGCGGTCGGCGCGGTATGCAAACATTTTCTTGCGCAGTTTGGTATCGTCGTCGGCGGATACGTTTCATCCATCGGCGAAACTCAAGCAGACTTCGGCGACATGCCTTATGAAGAACGCTTCCAGCTTGCGGAAGAGTCCGATGTGCGTTGCCCAGACCCCACGTCCGCGCAGAGGATGCGGGATGAAATCGAAAAAGCGATACACGGAAAAAACACGCTGGGAGGAATCCTTGAGATCGTCGCGTTGAATCTTCCTGTTGGTCTGGGAAGTTTCGTTCAATGGGACAAACGCCTCGAAGCGAAACTTGCCATGGCGATCATGTCTGTGCAAGCCATCAAAGGTGTCGAAGTCGGCGACGCGTTCGAAAACGCCAAACGACTTGGCACACAAGCCCACGACGCGATCAACCTTCAACCTTCGACCTTTGACCTTCGACGTTTGACCAACAGGGCAGGCGGCACCGAAGGCGGAATCTCCAACGGACAGCCGATCATCATCCGCGCCGCGATGAAACCGATTGCCACGACTCTCATACCGCAACATACCGTTGACCTCGCTCTCGGCGAAAATGCTCCCACTAAATATGAACGCTCCGATTTTTGCCCCGTGCCTCGCGCTGTTCCGATCTTGGAAGCGATGGTCGCGTTCGTGCTGGCGGATGCGCTCCTCGAAAAACTCGGCGGCGACTCGATGAACGAGATCAAACCGCGTTTTGAATCGTTGCGCAAAGCAACACTTGACGATTTGCAAATGGATAATACTCCGCACGTGTTTTGGGAGTGAGGGTGTAAACATGGAAACAGGTAAACAGGTATACACGTAGACATGTTAGCCCTCATGGATGTAAATGCTTTCTGTGTTGCATTTGCGATTCTCGTCTTAGTTCTCATTGGGATATGGCTGAAATGGAAAGATCCTTTTCGAGTCCTCTTCTCTTTTGTGTTTGGCGTCTATATCATTAATGTCGTCAGTGTTGTTGTATTTCCGTTTCCAATCGGATACGCCGTATCCGACTTCAAGCCGAACATCAATCTTATTCCGTTTGATTTTGGTTATTGCGACCCGCGCGGACTGGAACTTTGTATTCGGGAAATCTATCAGAACATCCTGCTTACCATTCCGTTCGGCTTTGGCGTCAACTTTATCGCCCGCATCAAGCCAAAGAACATTTTTTGGCTGGCGCTGGTTGTCGGCTTTACGTTTGAGTTTGTCCAACTCGTTATCTCTCTCTTATTGCGTAGTCCCTTCCGCGCCGTAGACATCAACGACCTCATCCTCAACGCCATTGGAGTTTTACTTGGCTATGGCATCTTCCGCATTTTTGGAGCGATTTATCTCTACGTCATTCAAAAAATTCAGAGCCAACCTCGCCACATCTTTGCCTATGTCCATGATATAGTCTGCCAGCATAACCACTGATAACTGCTCACTGTTCACTCGCAACTCCCTACTTTCTATTTACCATGACCCACATCTTCCTCTACGGACCACCCGCCACAGGCAAAACCACGATCGGAGAAATCCTTTCGCGGAATCTCAAACTTCCATTCATTGACCTCGACCGCGTCATCGAATCGAAGGCGGGCATGTCCATTCCGCAGATCATGGAGGGGCAGGGCGAGTCGGCGTTTCGTGATTTGGAATCGTCGGCGTTGAGGGAGATCACCCTCACCCCTAACCCCTCTCCCACTGGGAGAGGGGAATCGGTGGTTGCCCTCGGCGGCGGCGCGTTGTTGCGCGATGAAAATCGTCAACACGTGGAGAGCAGTGGCAAGATTGTTTTGCTCACGGCAGAGTTGGATACGCTTCTCGCAAGACTCAACGAAGATTCAAACAAACGTCCATTGCTTGTGGGTGATTTGAAATCGAAACTCAAGTCGTTGCTTGAAAATCGCCGCGAGCATTATGATTCGTTCACGTTGAAACTCGATGTTGACGATCAATCCGCTGAGCAGATCGCGCACCGCGCGCAAATTATGTTGGGTCGCCATCATCTCTCTGCGATGGGTGAGTATGATGTTCGGGTTGGACAAATTGGAAATTTGCGCAGTATTGCGTACGGAAGCCTCATCGTCACCGACGAAAATGTTGCCAAACATCATCTCGATAAAATCAACATCGAAAGATCAATCATCATCCCTGCGGGCGAGGAACATAAAAATCTTGAAACCGTCTCCCGTTTATGGAAAGCCTTTCTCGAATACGGACTCGACCGCAAAAGTACGGTCGTTGCCCTCGGCGGCGGCGTGATCGGCGACCTCGCTGGCTTTGCCGCGTCCACGTACATGCGCGGCATTGATTGGATCGCCGTGCCGACGACTCTGCTCGCCATGGTGGATGCTTCAATTGGAGGCAAAACTGGATTCGACTTGCCCGAGGGAAAAAACCTAATCGGTTCTTTTCACCCTCCCAAACTGGTTCTGGCTGACCCCAGCCTTTTGCTCACCCTCAGCGACCGCGACCTGCGCTCTGGCATGGCGGAGGTTGTCAAGCACGGGATCATTGCCGACCCCGAGTTGTTTGCATTGTGTTCAAATGGAATGGATTGGGTAAAGAATAATCTCGAAGAGATCGTCAAACGCGCGATGGCGGTGAAGATAAATATTATCGAAGAGGATCCGTACGAAAAAGGAATCCGCGCGGCGCTGAATCTCGGTCACACAGTGGGACATGCGGTGGAACTCGTCAGCGGATTCAAGTTGAGTCACGGCGAGTCCGTTGCGATTGGGATGGTCGCTGAGGCGGCGTACGCTGTCAGGGTTGGCGTGGCAGGTCGAGGGTCGGATGAAGCGATTGAGTCCACGTTGTCAAATTTGGGGTTGCCGACTCGCATCCCCGACGAGATGCCGCGCGAGGAGATCATCCGCGCGATGAGGGTAGATAAGAAGAAGAGCGCGAAGTCCATCCGCTTTGCGTTGCCTGTTGAGATCGGCAGGGTGGAGTTGGTGGATGTAACGAATGTGGATGAAGTTTTGTAACGCGACATTTATGTCGCCTTTGCAATGCGCGACATGAATGTCGCGTTACGGAGTCAACATGAAAATCTTAATCTTGCATGGACCAAACTTGAATTTGCTGGGAACACGCGAGCCTGACGTGTACGGCTCGATGACTCTTGATGACATCAACGCGAAGTTGATCGAGTTGGGAAAAGAGTTGGGCGCGGAAGTGAAATGTTTGCAATCGAATCACGAAGGCGAGTTGATCGACGCATTACACGACGCGCGGACGTGGGCAAGCGGCGTGGTGTTTAATCCTGGCGGGTACACACACACATCGGTCGCGTTGCGCGATGCGATCAGCGCGATTCAGATCCCCGTCATCGAAGCGCATCTCTCGAATGTGTACGCGCGTGAAGAGTTTCGTCACACATCGTTGATCTCGGCTGTCTGCAAAGGGAAAATTACAGGGCTGGGATGGAAATCGTACGCGCTCGCGTTGCGCGCGTTGGTGGAGAAATAAAGACAAGCCTCAAAATGCGCCGCCGTATGTCTGTTCGCTCGCAGTGCAACTGCGAGCGGGATGCGCGATTTGCCAAGCAAATCGAATTGCATCCCCAATAGGAACTTTATATTTTTACGAACCCTTGGCAGACTTCGCGGGTCAAAAAATGGGACGAACAAAAAACGGGACAGCCGATTCGGCCGTCCCGTCGAGGGTGAAGCGGGTTGAATTATGAATCCGACGGCGGTTTGAAGATCAGGAAGACCGCGTTGATGAGAATGCCCAACACAGCCGCAGTCGCAATGGCGGGCAATCCGCTGGGGAAAATGCCGGGGATGGTGATCGGAAGGAATCCGCCGGGGTATCCGATATTCCCGCCGATGCCCACGATCATGATGACCGCGCCGATGGCGAGGTTGCGCGGGCTGAACAGGCTGACCTTATTCTCTTGAATGAGCGCGATGCCTTGCATACCGATCACGCCGAAGAGATAGATCGCCAACCCGCCGCTCACCGCCAGCGGAACGGATGCCACAAGCGCCTGCAATTTTCCGACAAAGCCGAGCAGGATGGCAATGACGCCAGCCGCGATCAACGCGGGCCCGGAGTAGTTGCGGGTAATCGCCATGAGCGAGTTGTTCTCGCCGTAGTTGGTGCCGGCGGTGGCGCCCATCAGACCGTTCAAGAAATCGCCGACGCCGTCGAAGACCAGGTTGTAACCGATGTAATTGTCGAGTTTAATCTTTTCGCGGCCCGATTCTTCAGCGAAGCGGTCTACGTAGAGGCTCATCTGATATAGATGCGCGGTCGACTCGGGGATGGTGGCGATCGCCATGATCGAAATACTGATGACGGCGGTCAGGAACAATTCGCCGCTGAACGATGGGAAGGTGATGTTGGGCATCGCGAATAACGGCGCGGCGCCGATTGCCGCCGTGTTGGCGGAACCCGGATCCACGATCATCGAGAAGACGTACCCGAAAATGCCGCCCAGCAAAATGGGAAGCATTCCGATGAACCCTCTGCCCTGCAAATAGACCGAGAGCATAATCGTCACGATTAGGGTAACAAAGGAAACCGTGAAGTTGGCGCTTGCCATTTGCCCCAGCGCGGCGAACGCCAGACCGAAACCGATGATCGCCGCGACCGAACCCGTGACGATGGGCGGCAAGATCATGTCAAATTTATCCTTCCCCACACCGCGGATGATAAAACCGACCAGGATGTTCAACAAACCGGTCACCACGATGCCAGCCTGCATGGTGCTGATGACCTCGTTGGGAACCGGCACGCCGAACTGAGGCGCGGAGCCGGTCATGGCTGTCGCGATGCCGATATACGCGGCAATATACGCGAAACTTGAACCGTAGAAAAGCGGGATGAAGTTGCCGATGCCGCGCCGCGATAACACCAGCGCGACGATCGTCGAAATTCCCGAAGCGAGCAGGACGGTGCTCACATGGAACCCGCATAACGCGGCAACCAGCACCGTCGCGGGGAACATCGTCAACACGTGCTGAAAGCCCAATAGAATAGTCTGCCCCATCGGGGGCGTATCGTTGGGCATGTAGCCGATCACATTACTTTTAGCCATTGCAGTTCTCCTCTTGTTGATGGGTTGGTCTTGCCATGCTTATTTAATTGCGATCGTAAATATCAACCCCTCGCACCTCCAAATAAAAAGTCGCCAGCGGCTTTTGCATGGCGACAACATACGCGGTAGACGAACTCATGGCAATGAGCGTGTTCCTCATGAGATCAAATTCCGGCAACCCGACTACTCTCATCTTACCCTTCATAACCCTCGAATTCAGGTGGGGATACGCCGATTTGGGATTGAACCCCGCTTCTTTCCGGACCTCAGCCTGCCTCGGCATGGACGCCTTTCTCTCCCGTTGACGCTCGCATCGTCACTGTGCTACACTACCCCGTGTAGCGGACGCTCTCTAACGTCCGCTCTACTATCCGTATTGCCAGCAATCCTCGAGGAGATTCTTTCCATGCAACTCAAAGGCAACGTCACCATCAAAGCGCCGCGCAAAAAAGTGTGGGATTTCCTCACCGACCCGAATCAACTGGGTCAGTGCGTGCCGGGCATCGAAAAAGTGGAAGAGATCGAGAAACTCAAAAAATATCGCGGTGTTGTTTCGGTGGGGCTGGGCTCCGTCAAAGCGAAATTCAACGGCGATGTGGACATTCTCGAACTGGACGAGCCAAACTTTGCCAAACTCAAAGCGCATGGCAACGCCACAGGAAGCACAGCCGATGCCGTCAGCGAAATGAAAATGTCCGACGCGCCCGACGATTGCACCCTCGTCGAATGGACGGCGGATGTCAACGTCTCTGGTCAACTGGCGAGTTTGGTCTCAAGGTTGATGTTGCCTGTATCGCAAAAACTGGCGGGATTGTTCTATGATGAAGTGAAGAGAAGGGTTGAGGATCATTAACTCACCTTACGCAGTACGGCAAGATTTATCTTGCCACTCT from Candidatus Defluviilinea gracilis carries:
- the aroC gene encoding chorismate synthase is translated as MPLRFLTAGESHGPSLTAILDGMPAGLPLAPDIINKELTRRQQGYGSGGRMKIEKDTVQILGGVMAGETTGAPIAMLVENADHIKWKGKAVEPMTSPRPGHADLTGAVKYGYKDLRPALERASARETTMRVAVGAVCKHFLAQFGIVVGGYVSSIGETQADFGDMPYEERFQLAEESDVRCPDPTSAQRMRDEIEKAIHGKNTLGGILEIVALNLPVGLGSFVQWDKRLEAKLAMAIMSVQAIKGVEVGDAFENAKRLGTQAHDAINLQPSTFDLRRLTNRAGGTEGGISNGQPIIIRAAMKPIATTLIPQHTVDLALGENAPTKYERSDFCPVPRAVPILEAMVAFVLADALLEKLGGDSMNEIKPRFESLRKATLDDLQMDNTPHVFWE
- a CDS encoding VanZ family protein; protein product: MLALMDVNAFCVAFAILVLVLIGIWLKWKDPFRVLFSFVFGVYIINVVSVVVFPFPIGYAVSDFKPNINLIPFDFGYCDPRGLELCIREIYQNILLTIPFGFGVNFIARIKPKNIFWLALVVGFTFEFVQLVISLLLRSPFRAVDINDLILNAIGVLLGYGIFRIFGAIYLYVIQKIQSQPRHIFAYVHDIVCQHNH
- the aroB gene encoding 3-dehydroquinate synthase: MTHIFLYGPPATGKTTIGEILSRNLKLPFIDLDRVIESKAGMSIPQIMEGQGESAFRDLESSALREITLTPNPSPTGRGESVVALGGGALLRDENRQHVESSGKIVLLTAELDTLLARLNEDSNKRPLLVGDLKSKLKSLLENRREHYDSFTLKLDVDDQSAEQIAHRAQIMLGRHHLSAMGEYDVRVGQIGNLRSIAYGSLIVTDENVAKHHLDKINIERSIIIPAGEEHKNLETVSRLWKAFLEYGLDRKSTVVALGGGVIGDLAGFAASTYMRGIDWIAVPTTLLAMVDASIGGKTGFDLPEGKNLIGSFHPPKLVLADPSLLLTLSDRDLRSGMAEVVKHGIIADPELFALCSNGMDWVKNNLEEIVKRAMAVKINIIEEDPYEKGIRAALNLGHTVGHAVELVSGFKLSHGESVAIGMVAEAAYAVRVGVAGRGSDEAIESTLSNLGLPTRIPDEMPREEIIRAMRVDKKKSAKSIRFALPVEIGRVELVDVTNVDEVL
- the aroQ gene encoding type II 3-dehydroquinate dehydratase; the encoded protein is MKILILHGPNLNLLGTREPDVYGSMTLDDINAKLIELGKELGAEVKCLQSNHEGELIDALHDARTWASGVVFNPGGYTHTSVALRDAISAIQIPVIEAHLSNVYAREEFRHTSLISAVCKGKITGLGWKSYALALRALVEK
- a CDS encoding xanthine permease, with protein sequence MAKSNVIGYMPNDTPPMGQTILLGFQHVLTMFPATVLVAALCGFHVSTVLLASGISTIVALVLSRRGIGNFIPLFYGSSFAYIAAYIGIATAMTGSAPQFGVPVPNEVISTMQAGIVVTGLLNILVGFIIRGVGKDKFDMILPPIVTGSVAAIIGFGLAFAALGQMASANFTVSFVTLIVTIMLSVYLQGRGFIGMLPILLGGIFGYVFSMIVDPGSANTAAIGAAPLFAMPNITFPSFSGELFLTAVISISIMAIATIPESTAHLYQMSLYVDRFAEESGREKIKLDNYIGYNLVFDGVGDFLNGLMGATAGTNYGENNSLMAITRNYSGPALIAAGVIAILLGFVGKLQALVASVPLAVSGGLAIYLFGVIGMQGIALIQENKVSLFSPRNLAIGAVIMIVGIGGNIGYPGGFLPITIPGIFPSGLPAIATAAVLGILINAVFLIFKPPSDS
- a CDS encoding carbon monoxide dehydrogenase subunit G, which translates into the protein MPAILEEILSMQLKGNVTIKAPRKKVWDFLTDPNQLGQCVPGIEKVEEIEKLKKYRGVVSVGLGSVKAKFNGDVDILELDEPNFAKLKAHGNATGSTADAVSEMKMSDAPDDCTLVEWTADVNVSGQLASLVSRLMLPVSQKLAGLFYDEVKRRVEDH